The window cgcaagattttttttttttttttgtggttcagTCCTCGCACGGTTCAATTTTCAGAGTAAAACCGCTGGATAATGAAGGTCATGGACGACTGGCCCATGAAAATACCTCAGCATTCGTTAGTGAATTGGTTTTTGAACCTCAAAGTATAAGCCTGTAAATCATGACCCAATTATGTTCATCTTTCCAAATTCatctactattttttttttgggaaaattgtccaaaacgtcccttacattttgtaaaataacttttttcgtccctcacttttaaaagtgtaattttatatccctttcatattcacatcggacaaatttagtccctaactaggtttccgatcattttttggccggaatccatcatgtgcaaggcacgtgatcattttttaagggtaaatttgtcaaattatattttacataatctgatctatagtcctccacattttataaaataaattttttcgtccctcacattttataaaatgatttttttcatccctcacatttcacaaaatgaatttctccatccctcacatttcaaaaaatgaatttttcatttctcactaattatgtgtgtgaatacatttttttaaacacatgtatatgtctatttaatttgatttaataataatagcataaacacatgtatgtaattgggcccaacttgtgggctatcttctctttttgtatgattatgactaatatttaccaatagaaccttaatttgcatattcttattgtattttgaccgaaaatagctttattggcCAATTTGACAATGAATGCAAGATTATTTACTAGTTAATGccagatgaaatcaaatgatcacgtataatatatggtattcgtattgttaagtgaaatcaaatagacacatacatatacttatgctattcgtattattaagcaaaatcaaatagacatatacacgtgtttaaacaaaatgtattcacacgctttttttttagggtttccctcacatacataattagtgagggatggaaatattcattttttgaaatatgagggatgaagaaattcattttgtgaaatgtgagggatgaaaaaattattttataaaatgtgaaggacaaaaaaatttgttttataaaatgtggaggactatagaacagattatgtaaaatataatttgacaaatttacccttcaaaaatgatcacgtgccttgcacgtgatggattccggccaaaaaatgatcggaaacctagttagggactaaatttgaccgatgtgaatatgtaagagacataaaattacacttttaaaagtgatggacgaaaaaaagtcattttacaaaatgtgagggacgttttggacgattttctctttttttttcaatgcagGAAGTATTTTGAATTTGCCAGACTAATCTTCTAGGCCTATGCACCTCGCCCCCCAAAGATACACAAAGCTGGTAGAGAGATGACTCGAACACACGATCTCGAAAACTAATTAGGCTACCCCGAGACCAATCCCAAGGGACTCCAAATTCATCTACTAGTATAAGTGACTTTCGATGTGCAATACACTTTGAATGGATTTACATGGGCAACTCATTTAAGCCCGCGTAATTAGTGGGTAATGGATTGTCTTCCATTATCTATTTATAtctatttaaaaataattacacatttaaactcttttttttttgtgattgttaagtagataaatttgaatttattaacAATCCAATAACGATAAAAATGTCATTAATTCTCGTCAATGAAAAATTTCAAGCAGATCATAAATGAATAATTAAGTATATccatacccatttattaaatcaGTATAAATCGGCTGAGCCAATTATACCCATCACTCTTTCATGTTGCCTCGCATCTTCATTAACAAATTATGCAAAGCCATAGATGGTAGCATTTTGCGTGTTGTAGTTGTCATTCCTCTCCCGGTCACAATAAAATGCGCAAAAGCCCCTTCCCTGTGAACGTAAAACATCTCCGGCGTGCACAGCCTCCTCTGCCAACCTAACTGGAACAACGAGTTTAATGAGCGAGCGAGCAAGCAAATCAAGCTTGTTAGAATCGCGTTCAACACGATCACACCAGTTGGATTCCCAATTGCTTGAGTTTGAGACCTGCTTTGCCCCGGCGCCCATCATGAAGACCATAAAAGCCAGACCAGCACAGTGCTGCCAGTTGTCGACCAAATAGTACATGCGATTTAGCTTAGGCTCCGCAAATATCCCAGTCCCACTGAGTTTGTCACCCACTTTCTTTAATACGGCAATTTTCTTCTGTAGGATCATCATTGTAAGCGATGGAATGATTCCCCGCAGCAGCCCCCATTAATATGGCTGCCCAACCTTGTACTCCTCCCCCGcacaaccctttttttttttttttttttggcagtaaGTCAGAATTCGTTaatttttttggacaaaaacaTGTAAGAATTGAATTCCAAAACCTTTTATCTCTAATGAAGACGAAATTAATAAATTCATTGAACGGCAAAAACTTAGGTAGATCCAATCTTGTACATTTAGTGATTGAAATTTTGTCACATTTTCAATATTTGATTCGGTGAATCACTGCATGTATATAGAGTAAATCTATTCAAATGTTCGCCCAAGAACAAAAAGGTTTCTGGAGGACCACTATTGTCCAGTAGCAGCCGAGTTAGAAAGCTGGTTGACGAACAGACTTGTGTGTTACGGATGGCCATCCAAGCATCGGTGCTGGGAGTGCAGAAGGTCCAGCGCCATTGAAACCAGTCCAGCCCAACCATAGCAGGCCCGCCCCAGCAAGCCTGGACAAATGTGGTCGAATGTCTCTGTGTCACTCTTACAGGCCTTGGCCCGACCTATGTTATTTAAAAGCATAATGCTACGACATTGAGTTATTCTTGTTTATAAATGCAATTGCATGCATGTAAATTTTGAGCACAAAACCAGTTAAGTggaaccaaaagaaaataaaaccattgccaaaagaaaaacgaaggaaaaaaaaaaagagagagagtgagacaCAGAACTAAAGAAATAAACTGTGCCAGTATGCCAAAAACCAACTGCCGTTGGCTTGTTAGCCATCACTAATGACTTAAAATTTAAGTGAAATGGAAGGTGGAGTGTTCAAACATGTTTGTTTGGATTAAGTattatttcttcaattttatttgcttacatcattatTACAATTtctaatacatttttttttatatttttaattatcttttttatctcacatacatcacgtcacaaaaagtgctacagtaaaaatatctcaaataacttacaatccaaactaCATCTCtcattattttatcattttataactttttcaaatttatacgAATGTATAATGCACTTCGTTTGATTCGACGACGGTTTAATCTCATCGGCTCTCCCATCAGTTTAGCTAGACATCGCGTTTGTTTGATTCGACGGTGATTCAATCTCATCGATTCTCCTGTTAGTTTAGTTGGCCTCTCCTATAATAAACTAAAGTAGAAATAGAAATAGATTAGAATAAAAGTAGATCGTgacaattgataaaaaaaaatagtaaaaagGAGATCAAATCCACGGTAGAAGAAGGTAGGAAGCCGGGCACGTTCTGAGACAACCTTTGGCGTTTGAACTACTGATTGTAACCACTGAATCATAATTTGACACGTGGCAACTGTCCTTATTTGATTCCCCGCCGTTCCGTTACCACCACAAGATTCTTAATCTAGCGGGCCCAACCCAGTCTCTCCAAAAATTATCTTCTaccagaaaatgaaaaaaaaaaaaaagaaaacgaaaataaatTATCACCAGAAGGAATATTCAATAAGcggagaaatttaaaaaaaaattggaaaagaccGAAAACAAAGTGCAGTAGTACATGGGATGGGACAatcttttccatttcagttaAGTCCAACAGAGCCAGCGGTGGCTGTGTAAGTACTGAAGTTGCCTCACGACCGGAAAGCTGGAATATGCACTTGGGTTTTCTATGAAAAAGCttaaattttggtgaataaaagTTGATAATCGCAGCTTTTTCGTTCGTGGGTTTTGGTTATTGGTCGGAGGGGATGGCTTCTTCAATGGTCAGTGGAGTTGAAAAGCTCATAAGGGTTGCGCCAGCTGCCTTGGGTTTCAGTGGGTCAGATTTACACGGGAAGCATTTTCCCAAGCTGGGCTTAGTATCTTGTGCTGGAAATGGGGTAAATATCAGGGCCAGAAGCAAAATCCCTGTTTTGAGATGCAGCCTTGCGGAATCTAGGCCGCCTTCACAACCCAGATTCATTCAGCACAAGAAAGAGGCATATTGGTTTTACAGGTTTCTGTCTATTGTTTATGACCATGTGATAAACCCTGGGCACTGGACTGAAGACATGCGAGACGAGGCACTTGAGCCAGCTGAGCTCACAAGCAGGAATATGATAGTGGTAGACGTTGGTGGAGGAACAGGGTTTACCACTTTAGGAATAGTCAAGCATGTGGATGCTAAGAATGTTACCATTCTTGATCAGTCCCCTCATCAGCTTGCCAAGGCTAAGCAGAAGGAGCCCCTGAAGGATTGCAAAATTATTGAGGGCGATGCAGAGGACCTTCCCTTTAGAACTGATTATGCTGACAGATACATCTCTGCTGGCAGGTGCATTCCTCAATCTTTTGCCTATTGGTTATTCTGCTTTCTTTAAAATTAAATTGAGTGAATATAATTCGTGTTTATGTTGCTTCCTGAACTTGTTTTCTGATGACTTCGTAATACAAGATCCCGACCATCATGACATGGAAGCTTGAAACTTTGAAACACAGAGTTAGCATCTCTTCCTGTTTGGAGATGATACTAAAAGAACAAACATTGATTTCTAGCTGTTAGTGAGATGCAAATTCCCCAATGCCTAGTGTGCTTCATCATGTTGAAATTAGTGACTGTGTTTCTTAATTAAAGTCTGAACTGGTTCATTTCCTAGTTTATTTAAAACTTAGCTTCTTTCCCATGCCAAACTAAACGTGCAAGCTATAAGTTATGTAGAGACAATCTTCTTTATCTTTAACAAGTTCCATGactgtttctctctctctctctcccccccccctcccccctagTATCGAGTACTGGCCAGACCCACAGCGTGGTATCAGGGAAGCATATAGAGTCTTGAAACTTGGAGGCAAGGCTTGCATAATTGGTCCGGTACATCCAACATTCTGGTTGTCTCGATTTTTTGCAGATATGTGGATGCTTTTCCCAAAGGAGGAAGAGTACATCGAATGGTTTCAAAAGGCTGGATTTAAGGATGTTAAACTGAAGAGGATTGGCCCAAAATGGTATCGTGGTGTTAGACGACATGGTCTCATCATGGGATGTTCTGTAACAGGTGTAAAACCTGCATCTGGTGACTCACCTCTGCAGGTAAAACTCTCAGTTTTTCTTCCATGTTCGCATTAACCTATGATATACCCTGTCGAACTTACACCATTATTAAGTATTTGGCCTTTCATACTTCAACTAGTCTTTGCCATTTTCAATATTGTTCCTCCAACAAGTGCCAAGTCCTCAGCTCATTGGACTTGGGTTTACTTCTTCAGCCACCAAATAAACCTTAAGAAATTGGGGCATCTTCTTTTCCATTGCAGGCTAAGACATCAAATTTTGCTTGTCCACTTGCATAAATGAATATCCTACTTGAGGTAGATTGAAaaggtgatcttggtaaaaCAAAGATTATCAGGAAATACATTAGGATCTATAAGGGTATCAgaccaattatttgaaaaagaaaagactaacaatttaatagaaaacTATATCTAGCACGAACGATGAGCAACGCACAAGAATTAACGTGGTTCGGCTTAATCACCAAACTTACGTCTACGGAGAGAAAAACTTGTTCTTACTATGAGAGAAATAACACCACAAGATTACAACTTGATTCCCAAACCCCAACTCTTGTATAACCGTCTCACCCACTAAGAGCTCTCTCACTCCTTTTTTGTATCTTTGTAGTATGCCAATCTACttatttatagagaacattactgccaaaaaatcaaataataattgaaaatcaatactatttcctaaactcatatagagtagAAAATAGCATCTAATTCTAGCTAAATAgaactttacttgactattacttcaagtaactaaatccaattaggaaactaattaCTTCCCACACTCAATAGGAATcttgactaaaagaaattaagccaatttcctaacaaatctccaccttggcgaatatttcttttaacaaaCACAGCAAGCCATCCAAAAATGTTTTCCCACCAAGTACCTTGGTGCCTAGCTACACATCCGAATCAAGACGGTCTTGTTTTCAACTGATTCAATCAGCAAATGAACGTGTGTAGCTAACCGAGTCCAACATCTAGTTGACTCATGAGAGGGGCCTCAATTCACCCTTTTCCATAGTAGGATTTTTCCTCTTACCACCATTTATAATTTGAGAGCATTTTTGGATCCCCTTCCGCTCCCAATCCATTGAGGTATTCAAATGATACAGATTATCATACTTCTTCCCATCAACAAGACCGTCTCGCCATGTGTGATTTTCAAAACTCCACCTGCAGCGGAAAAATGATAACCCTTGGAGTCTAACTAGCTCAAAGAAATTAGATTCCTTCGTAACTTTGGGACATAAGCCACACCACCCAAAGAACGAATCTCTCCATTCAACATTTTGATTTTTACTACTCCAAGACCTTTGACTTGACAAGTAGATCCATCACCCAAGGACATAAAACCTGCCTTCTTTCTTTGGAGAGTATCAAAATAATCTAACTTGGAGCAAACATGTGAAACACATCCAGAATCTAAAATTCAACCATCACGAAAAGAAGTATTATTACCTTTGGAGATTGTGAGAATATATCCACTCGATGCATATCCAGTAACATTATCATAGTCAttctcatcatttttctttcgaTGATGGCAATATCTTTTGATATGGCCAAACTCATAACAACCAAAATACTGAATTTCACACTTTCTCTTGGCCTTTGAACCACTTGCCTTAGATTCACCGCCAAattattttcctcttttattcttACCTTGAGCAATTAAAGTAGTTTCTTGTGTCACATCTTGATTtgccttcctttgtttttcatgatCTAACAAAGAAGACTGTACATTCTCGAACTCTAAAGTGTCCTTCCCATATAACAGGGTTGTCGCGACACTTTCGTAAGAATCAGCGACTGAGGTAAGAAGTAAAAGGGTCTTATCTTCTTCCTCAATATCTACGCCAACCTTTTGGAGTTGATCCAAAATTCCGTTGAACGTATTCATGTGATCCATGAGACTGCCACCCTCCTCCATCTTTAGTGCATAAAGTTGCCGCTTTAGATGTAACTTATTGGATAAGCTTTTAGCCAGATaaagttttttcaattttttccagAGGTCTACTGCAGAATCTTCCTCATCTATCACATTATTCATGATGTTATCCGCTACATAGAGCCGAATCGTGCTCACATACCTTGCGTCCAACTCCTCAAACTCATCATCCTTCATGCTCTCTGGCTTCTTGTTCTTTCCATTTAACGCTTTTGCCAAGCCTTGTTGAACTAGAACATCCTTCACTCTTCTTTACCAAAGAGTGAAACTTGTAGTTCcattaaacggttgaattgaaaaCTGTATAGTTCCAAACCCATGGTATACAACCACCCActcaatttcaaataattaatCAAAACCCAAacggagctctgataccacttgttagggtaTCAGgtcaattatttgaaaaagaaaagaccaacaatttaatagaaaacTATATCTAGCACGAACGATGAGTAACGCACAAGAATTAACGTGGTTCGGCTTAATCACCAagcctacgtccacggagagaaaaaCTTGTTCTTACTATGAGAGAAAAAAATACTACAAGATTACAACTTGATTCCTAAATCCCAACTCTTGTATAACCCTCTCACCCATTAAGAGCTCTCTCACTTCTTTCTTGTGTCTTTGTAGTATGGCAATttacctatttatagagaacattaatgtcaaaaaatcaaataacaattggaaaccaaaagtatttcctaaactcatataAAGTAGAAAATAGCATCTAATTTTAGCTAAATAGGGTTTTACTtgactactatttcaagtaactaaatccaattaggaaactagttactttccACACCAAATAGGAATcttga is drawn from Coffea arabica cultivar ET-39 chromosome 1c, Coffea Arabica ET-39 HiFi, whole genome shotgun sequence and contains these coding sequences:
- the LOC113715900 gene encoding 2-methyl-6-phytyl-1,4-hydroquinone methyltransferase, chloroplastic-like, which encodes MASSMVSGVEKLIRVAPAALGFSGSDLHGKHFPKLGLVSCAGNGVNIRARSKIPVLRCSLAESRPPSQPRFIQHKKEAYWFYRFLSIVYDHVINPGHWTEDMRDEALEPAELTSRNMIVVDVGGGTGFTTLGIVKHVDAKNVTILDQSPHQLAKAKQKEPLKDCKIIEGDAEDLPFRTDYADRYISAGSIEYWPDPQRGIREAYRVLKLGGKACIIGPVHPTFWLSRFFADMWMLFPKEEEYIEWFQKAGFKDVKLKRIGPKWYRGVRRHGLIMGCSVTGVKPASGDSPLQIGPKAEDVSKPANPLVFLLRFVLGAMAATYFVLVPIYMWLKDQIVPKGQPI